The Terriglobales bacterium genome includes a region encoding these proteins:
- the alaC gene encoding alanine transaminase — translation MEDFSRIKRLPPYVFNITTELKNAARKRGEDIIDFGMGNPDGPTPKAIVDKLIEAVQRPATHRYSVSRGIPRLRKAICDWYKRRYNVELNPQTEAIVTIGSKEGIAHLCLATLDRGDTVLVPNPSYPIHVYGPVIAGADIRSVPMKAGVDFLAELEQALRLMYPRPKLLILNFPSNPTTQCVDLTFLERVVALCQEYKLYVVHDLAYADIVFDGYRAPSILEVPNAKEIAVEFFTLSKSYNMPGWRVGFMTGNPKLVAALSRLKSYFDYGTFTPIQVAAILALDGPQDCVKQICENYRKRRDVLVQGLNKLNWQVELPKATMFVWAPIPESYRKLGSLEFSKKLLTDAKVAVSPGIGFGEYGDDHVRFSLIENEERTRQAIRGIKHMLKADGMA, via the coding sequence ATGGAAGACTTTTCAAGAATCAAACGCCTGCCGCCGTACGTGTTCAACATCACTACGGAGCTGAAGAACGCCGCGCGCAAACGCGGAGAAGACATCATTGATTTCGGCATGGGCAATCCCGACGGCCCGACGCCCAAGGCCATTGTGGACAAGCTGATTGAAGCGGTGCAGCGCCCGGCCACGCACCGCTACTCGGTCTCGCGCGGCATTCCGCGTCTGCGCAAGGCTATCTGCGATTGGTACAAGAGGCGTTACAACGTAGAGCTCAACCCGCAGACAGAAGCGATTGTGACCATCGGCTCCAAGGAGGGCATCGCCCACCTCTGTCTGGCGACACTCGATCGGGGAGATACGGTGCTGGTGCCGAACCCCAGTTATCCCATTCATGTTTACGGCCCGGTGATTGCCGGCGCGGATATCCGCAGTGTACCCATGAAAGCAGGGGTTGATTTCCTGGCCGAGCTGGAGCAGGCGCTGCGCCTGATGTATCCGCGGCCCAAGCTTCTGATTCTGAACTTCCCTTCCAATCCCACTACACAATGCGTGGACCTGACATTTCTCGAGCGTGTGGTCGCGCTCTGCCAGGAATACAAGCTGTATGTGGTGCACGACCTGGCCTATGCCGACATCGTATTCGACGGCTATCGCGCGCCTTCGATCTTGGAAGTACCGAACGCCAAGGAGATCGCGGTAGAGTTTTTTACTTTATCGAAAAGCTACAACATGCCCGGCTGGCGCGTGGGATTCATGACGGGGAATCCTAAGCTGGTGGCGGCGCTCAGCCGCCTCAAGAGTTATTTCGATTACGGAACATTTACACCCATTCAGGTCGCGGCCATCCTGGCGCTGGATGGCCCGCAGGATTGCGTAAAACAAATTTGCGAAAACTATCGCAAGCGCCGCGACGTCCTGGTGCAGGGCCTGAACAAGCTCAACTGGCAGGTTGAGCTGCCCAAGGCCACCATGTTTGTGTGGGCGCCGATTCCCGAGAGCTATCGCAAACTGGGCTCGCTGGAGTTTTCCAAAAAACTGCTGACCGATGCCAAGGTGGCGGTAAGCCCGGGTATCGGCTTCGGGGAATACGGCGACGACCACGTGCGCTTTTCCCTGATTGAAAACGAAGAGAGAACGCGCCAGGCAATTCGCGGCATTAAACACATGTTGAAAGCCGATGGCATGGCGTGA
- a CDS encoding heme-binding protein: MSMKSVKTLIFAVVALCALRAGAQMMPNPYGPSVSLEDAKKAAAGVLAEALKNKWNMAVAVVDPSGNLVYYEKMDATQLGSANLAIDKARSAARFKRPTRAFQDALAAGGTGLRILGVEGAVPVEGGVPLVIDGKIVGAIGASGDTPDHDGQCAQAGAALLK, translated from the coding sequence ATGTCAATGAAATCGGTAAAGACTTTGATTTTCGCAGTTGTTGCCTTGTGCGCCTTGCGTGCAGGAGCGCAGATGATGCCCAACCCATATGGTCCATCCGTTTCCCTTGAGGACGCGAAAAAAGCAGCGGCCGGAGTGTTAGCGGAAGCGCTCAAAAATAAATGGAACATGGCAGTGGCGGTGGTTGATCCCAGCGGCAACCTGGTTTATTACGAGAAGATGGACGCCACTCAACTGGGCAGCGCCAATCTTGCCATTGACAAAGCACGCTCCGCGGCGCGCTTCAAGCGCCCCACCAGGGCGTTTCAGGATGCTTTGGCGGCAGGCGGCACCGGTTTAAGAATTCTCGGTGTTGAAGGCGCAGTGCCGGTAGAAGGCGGCGTGCCGCTGGTGATCGATGGCAAGATCGTGGGCGCCATCGGCGCCTCGGGAGATACCCCCGACCATGATGGCCAATGCGCTCAGGCGGGCGCGGCCCTCCTGAAATAG